The Mycobacterium paragordonae genome includes a region encoding these proteins:
- a CDS encoding cytochrome P450 produces the protein MTTCFVPARLDVDLTDPANFDHGFPYHLFDAHRREAPVFWHEPTAHTPDGEGFWSVATYADTIAVLRDSVTFSSETGGKRPFGGTLLQDFPVSGRLINMMDDPRHAAIRRLVSSGLGPRMIGRIEDDLRRRARRLFDQIKPGEPFDFAADVAAELPTQMICILLGVPEVDRHWLFEEIEAGLNFRGSSKQFVSWIYGTDAQSRRDDYGRELIARKRAEPGDDMLSIVANATVDGQPFMSDEEVYLFFHQLFSAGSDTTRSVTSVSLLALAQRPDQWHQLRRDPGMLPTAIEEFVRWTTPSPSKRRTATRDVTLAGHHIEEGQKVLVWDASANRDPSVFDRADEFDITRKPNPHLGFGQGVHYCLGATLARLELRVFFEELLPRFERVEVLAPPEWVGSNRRNGLRSLKVRMH, from the coding sequence ATGACAACCTGCTTTGTGCCGGCCCGGCTCGATGTCGACCTCACCGACCCGGCCAACTTCGACCACGGCTTCCCGTACCACCTCTTCGACGCCCACCGGCGCGAGGCGCCGGTGTTCTGGCACGAGCCCACCGCGCACACGCCCGACGGCGAGGGGTTCTGGTCGGTCGCCACCTACGCCGACACGATTGCGGTGCTGCGGGATTCGGTGACCTTCTCGTCCGAGACCGGCGGTAAGCGACCATTCGGCGGTACTCTGCTGCAAGACTTCCCGGTGTCCGGCCGGCTCATCAACATGATGGATGACCCGCGGCACGCCGCAATCCGACGATTGGTCAGCTCGGGTCTGGGACCGCGAATGATCGGCCGCATCGAGGACGACCTGCGTCGCCGGGCGCGCCGGTTGTTCGACCAGATCAAACCGGGCGAGCCGTTCGACTTCGCGGCCGACGTGGCCGCCGAACTGCCCACCCAGATGATCTGCATCCTGCTGGGAGTGCCCGAGGTGGACCGGCACTGGTTGTTCGAGGAGATCGAGGCGGGGTTGAACTTCCGCGGGTCCAGCAAACAGTTCGTGTCATGGATCTATGGCACCGATGCGCAATCCCGGCGCGACGATTACGGCCGTGAGCTGATCGCCCGCAAGCGCGCCGAACCCGGCGACGACATGCTGTCGATCGTGGCCAACGCGACCGTCGACGGCCAGCCGTTCATGTCGGACGAAGAGGTCTATCTGTTCTTCCATCAGCTGTTCAGCGCCGGCAGTGACACCACCCGCAGCGTCACCTCCGTCAGCCTGCTCGCTCTGGCGCAGCGGCCCGATCAATGGCACCAGCTGCGCCGCGACCCCGGCATGCTCCCGACGGCGATCGAAGAGTTCGTGCGATGGACGACGCCGTCACCGTCCAAGCGGCGTACGGCCACCCGCGATGTCACGCTGGCCGGGCACCACATCGAGGAAGGGCAGAAGGTGCTCGTCTGGGACGCCTCGGCCAACCGCGACCCGAGCGTGTTCGACCGTGCCGACGAGTTCGACATCACCCGAAAGCCCAACCCGCACCTGGGTTTCGGGCAAGGCGTGCACTACTGCCTGGGTGCCACCCTGGCCCGCCTGGAGCTGCGCGTGTTCTTCGAAGAACTGTTGCCGCGGTTCGAGCGCGTCGAGGTGTTGGCACCGCCGGAATGGGTCGGCAGCAACCGGCGCAACGGCCTGCGGAGCTTGAAAGTCCGGATGCACTGA
- the rplV gene encoding 50S ribosomal protein L22, giving the protein MSTTTEYPSATAKARFVRVSPTKARRVIDLVRGRSVADALDILRWAPQAASEPVAKVIASAAANAQNNDGLDPTTLVVATVYADEGPTAKRIRPRAQGRAFRIRRRTSHITVIVESRPSKDERSSKSSRTRRAEGSKAAAKAPAKKAASKAPAKKAATKAPAKKAPAKTSEASEAKGGSD; this is encoded by the coding sequence ATGAGTACTACCACTGAATATCCGTCTGCGACCGCCAAAGCGCGGTTCGTCCGGGTGTCGCCGACGAAAGCGCGCCGGGTCATCGACCTGGTGCGTGGCCGGTCGGTGGCCGACGCTCTCGACATCCTGCGCTGGGCGCCGCAAGCGGCCAGCGAGCCGGTGGCCAAGGTGATCGCCAGTGCCGCGGCCAACGCGCAGAACAACGACGGCCTGGACCCCACCACTCTGGTGGTGGCCACCGTGTACGCCGACGAGGGTCCCACCGCCAAGCGCATCCGGCCGCGCGCGCAGGGCCGCGCGTTCCGGATCCGCCGGCGCACCAGCCACATCACGGTGATCGTGGAGAGCCGGCCCAGCAAGGACGAGCGCTCCTCGAAGTCGTCGCGTACCCGTCGGGCCGAGGGCAGCAAGGCCGCCGCCAAGGCGCCTGCGAAGAAAGCTGCGTCGAAGGCGCCCGCAAAGAAGGCGGCAACCAAAGCTCCCGCCAAGAAGGCACCCGCAAAGACTTCTGAGGCTTCTGAAGCGAAGGGAGGCTCAGACTAG
- the rplC gene encoding 50S ribosomal protein L3, translating to MARKGILGTKLGMTQVFDENNRVVPVTVVKAGPNVVTRVRTPERDGYSAVQLAYGEISPRKVNKPVTGQYAAAGVNPRRHLAELRLDDAEAAAEYEVGQELTAEIFADGAYVDVTGTSKGKGFAGTMKRHGFRGQGASHGAQAVHRRPGSIGGCATPARVFKGTRMAGRMGNDRVTVQNLVVHKVDAANGVLLIKGAVPGRTGGLVVVRSAIKRGEK from the coding sequence ATGGCAAGAAAAGGCATTCTGGGTACCAAGCTGGGCATGACGCAGGTATTCGACGAGAACAACAGAGTCGTGCCGGTGACTGTCGTCAAGGCCGGGCCGAACGTGGTGACCCGCGTCCGTACCCCGGAGCGTGACGGATACAGCGCCGTGCAACTGGCTTACGGCGAAATCAGCCCACGCAAGGTCAACAAGCCGGTCACCGGCCAGTACGCCGCCGCGGGGGTCAACCCGCGCCGGCACCTGGCCGAGTTGCGGCTGGACGACGCGGAAGCGGCGGCCGAGTACGAGGTCGGCCAGGAGCTGACGGCGGAGATCTTCGCCGACGGCGCTTACGTCGATGTCACCGGCACCTCCAAGGGCAAAGGCTTCGCCGGCACCATGAAGCGGCACGGCTTCCGTGGGCAGGGCGCCAGCCACGGCGCCCAGGCGGTACACCGCCGCCCGGGTTCCATTGGCGGATGCGCCACTCCGGCAAGGGTTTTCAAGGGCACGCGGATGGCCGGCCGGATGGGTAACGACCGGGTGACCGTGCAGAACCTGGTGGTGCACAAGGTCGACGCCGCCAACGGCGTGCTGTTGATCAAGGGTGCGGTCCCCGGCCGCACCGGCGGACTCGTCGTGGTCCGCAGCGCGATCAAACGAGGTGAGAAGTAA
- the rplP gene encoding 50S ribosomal protein L16, translated as MLIPRKVKHRKQHHPRQRGIASGGTAVNFGDYGIQALEHAYVTNRQIESARIAINRHIKRGGKVWINIFPDRPLTKKPAETRMGSGKGSPEWWVVNVKPGRVLFELSYPNEQIARAALTRAIHKLPIKARIVTREEQF; from the coding sequence ATGCTGATTCCCCGCAAGGTCAAACACCGCAAGCAGCACCACCCCCGCCAACGCGGCATCGCCAGTGGCGGCACCGCGGTGAACTTCGGTGACTACGGTATCCAGGCGCTCGAACACGCCTACGTCACCAACCGGCAGATCGAGTCCGCTCGTATCGCCATCAACCGGCACATCAAGCGTGGCGGCAAGGTGTGGATCAACATCTTCCCGGACCGCCCGCTGACCAAGAAGCCCGCTGAGACCCGGATGGGTTCGGGTAAGGGCTCGCCGGAGTGGTGGGTGGTCAACGTCAAGCCCGGACGGGTGCTGTTCGAGCTGAGCTACCCGAACGAGCAGATCGCTCGCGCGGCGCTCACGCGAGCGATCCACAAGCTGCCGATCAAGGCACGCATCGTTACCCGAGAGGAGCAGTTCTGA
- a CDS encoding formylglycine-generating enzyme family protein yields MLTELVELPGGSFRMGSTSFYPEEAPIHTATVGAFAVERHPVTNAQFAEFVRATGYVTVAEQPLDPEMYPGANPEDLVPGAMVFRPTAGPVDLRDWRQWWDWAPQACWRRPFGVDSDLLADPADRAEHPVVQVAYPDAAAYARWAGRRLPTEAEWEYAARAGATGTYSWGDEEKPGGQLMANTWQGRFPYRNDGALGWIGTSPVGAFPPNGFGLVDMIGNVWEWTTTEFTAHHRITQQPKACCMPTGPADPTVSQTLKGGSHLCAPEYCHRYRPAARSPQSQDTATTHIGFRCVVDPKSR; encoded by the coding sequence GTGTTGACGGAGCTGGTTGAACTTCCCGGCGGTTCCTTTCGGATGGGGTCGACGAGCTTCTATCCGGAAGAGGCGCCGATCCATACCGCGACAGTGGGCGCCTTCGCGGTGGAGCGGCACCCGGTCACCAACGCCCAGTTCGCCGAATTCGTCCGCGCCACAGGCTATGTGACGGTGGCCGAGCAGCCGCTCGATCCCGAGATGTATCCCGGTGCCAACCCCGAGGACCTGGTTCCCGGCGCGATGGTGTTCCGCCCGACGGCGGGTCCGGTCGATCTGCGCGACTGGCGACAGTGGTGGGACTGGGCGCCGCAGGCCTGCTGGCGCCGGCCGTTCGGAGTCGACAGTGACCTCCTAGCCGACCCGGCCGACCGCGCCGAGCATCCCGTTGTGCAAGTGGCGTATCCCGACGCCGCGGCCTACGCCCGGTGGGCCGGCCGGCGCCTGCCCACCGAGGCCGAATGGGAGTACGCCGCCCGTGCCGGAGCGACCGGCACGTACTCGTGGGGGGACGAGGAAAAGCCGGGCGGGCAGTTGATGGCCAACACGTGGCAGGGCCGGTTCCCGTATCGCAACGACGGTGCGCTGGGCTGGATTGGCACCTCGCCGGTGGGGGCGTTTCCGCCCAACGGCTTCGGCCTGGTCGACATGATCGGCAACGTCTGGGAGTGGACCACGACCGAGTTCACTGCACACCACCGAATCACGCAGCAGCCCAAGGCCTGTTGCATGCCGACCGGCCCCGCCGATCCGACGGTCAGTCAGACTCTCAAGGGCGGATCACACCTGTGCGCGCCGGAATACTGCCACCGCTACCGGCCCGCCGCCCGCTCACCGCAATCCCAGGACACCGCGACCACTCATATCGGGTTCCGGTGCGTGGTGGATCCGAAGTCCCGCTAA
- the rplD gene encoding 50S ribosomal protein L4 codes for MAAQDSNSLKIDVKTPAGKVDGSIELPAELFDAPANIALMHQVVTAQRAAARQGTHSTKTRGDVSGGGRKPYRQKGTGRARQGSTRAPQFTGGGVVHGPKPRDYSQRTPKKMIAAALRGALSDRARNGRIHAVTELVEGQTPSTKSAKAFLATLTERKQVLVVVGRSDEAGVKSVRNLPGVHILPPDQLNTYDVLHADDVVFSVEALNAYIAANTANAASSEEVSA; via the coding sequence ATGGCCGCACAAGATTCCAACAGCTTGAAAATTGACGTGAAGACGCCGGCGGGCAAGGTTGACGGCTCCATCGAGCTGCCCGCCGAGCTGTTCGACGCGCCGGCCAACATCGCACTGATGCACCAGGTGGTCACGGCGCAGCGCGCCGCGGCCCGCCAGGGCACGCACTCCACCAAGACCCGCGGTGACGTCAGTGGCGGTGGCCGCAAGCCGTACCGGCAGAAGGGAACCGGCCGCGCCCGCCAGGGTTCGACCCGGGCTCCGCAGTTCACCGGCGGTGGTGTGGTGCACGGTCCCAAGCCGCGCGACTACAGCCAGCGCACGCCCAAGAAGATGATCGCCGCCGCGTTGCGCGGGGCGCTGTCCGACCGGGCCCGCAACGGACGCATCCACGCGGTCACCGAGCTGGTGGAGGGGCAGACCCCGTCGACCAAGAGCGCCAAGGCTTTCCTGGCCACGCTGACCGAACGCAAGCAGGTCCTGGTGGTCGTCGGCCGTAGCGACGAGGCCGGTGTGAAGAGCGTGCGCAACCTGCCCGGTGTGCACATCCTGCCGCCGGACCAGCTCAACACCTACGACGTGCTGCACGCCGACGACGTGGTGTTCAGCGTCGAGGCCTTGAACGCCTACATCGCAGCCAATACCGCCAATGCGGCATCTTCCGAGGAGGTTTCGGCCTGA
- a CDS encoding arylsulfatase, with amino-acid sequence MTGSTQSGQFQGKIELDIRDSEPDWGPYAAPTAPENSPNILYLVWDDTGIATWDCFGGLVEMPAMTRIAERGVRLSQFHTTALCSPTRASLLTGRNATTVGMATIEEFTDGFPNCNGRIPADTALLSEVLNERGYNTYCVGKWHLTPLEESSMAATKRHWPTSRGFERFYGFMGGETDQWYPDLMYDNHPVNPPATPEDGYHLSKDLADRTIQFIRDAKVIAPDKPWFSYVCPGAGHAPHHVFTEWADKYDGVFDMGYEKYREIALEKQKAMGIVPADTELSPINPYLDVKGPNGEPWPLQDTVRPWDSLNDEEKKLFSRMAEVFAGFLSYTDAQIGRILDYLEESGQLDNTIIVVISDNGASGEGGPNGSVNEGKFFNGYIDTVEESMKLFDQLGGPQTYNHYPIGWAMAFNTPYKLFKRYASHEGGIADTAIISWPNGIAAHGEIRDNYVNVSDITPTVYDLLGMTPPDTVKGIAQKPLDGVSFKAALDDSGADTGKTTQFYTMLGTRGIWHDGWFANTVHAATPAGWSHFDADRWELFHIEADRSQCHDLAGEHPDKLEELKALWYSEAEKYNGLPLSDLNIMETMMRSRPYLVGERDSYVYYPDCADVGIGAAAEIRGRSFAVLADVTVETTGAEGVIYKQGGAHGGHVLFIQDGRLQYVYNFLGERQQQIQSNGPIPLGRHLFGVRYDRTGTVPNSHTPIGSVTLYFDEHPVGTLPDVITHPGTFGLAGAGITVGRNGGSAVSSKYKAPFVLTGGTVAQVTIDLSGRPYEDVEKELALAFSRD; translated from the coding sequence ATGACGGGTTCGACGCAGTCGGGACAATTCCAGGGCAAGATCGAACTGGACATTCGCGATTCGGAACCGGACTGGGGCCCGTACGCGGCGCCGACGGCCCCGGAGAACTCACCCAACATCCTGTACCTGGTCTGGGACGACACCGGCATCGCGACCTGGGACTGCTTCGGCGGGCTGGTCGAGATGCCCGCCATGACGCGCATCGCCGAGCGCGGCGTGCGCCTGTCGCAGTTCCACACCACCGCCCTGTGCTCCCCGACGCGCGCATCGCTGCTCACCGGCCGCAATGCCACCACCGTCGGCATGGCCACCATCGAAGAGTTCACCGACGGCTTCCCGAACTGCAACGGGCGCATCCCGGCCGATACCGCGTTGCTGTCCGAGGTGCTCAACGAGCGCGGCTACAACACCTACTGCGTGGGCAAGTGGCACCTGACGCCGCTGGAGGAGTCCAGCATGGCCGCCACCAAACGCCATTGGCCGACCTCGCGCGGCTTCGAGCGGTTCTACGGATTCATGGGCGGGGAGACCGACCAGTGGTACCCCGACCTGATGTACGACAACCACCCGGTGAACCCGCCCGCCACCCCCGAGGACGGCTACCACCTGTCGAAAGACCTCGCGGACCGGACAATTCAGTTCATCCGCGACGCCAAGGTGATCGCGCCCGACAAGCCGTGGTTCAGCTACGTCTGCCCCGGCGCCGGCCACGCGCCCCATCACGTGTTCACCGAATGGGCCGACAAGTACGACGGCGTATTCGACATGGGCTACGAGAAGTACCGCGAGATCGCGCTGGAAAAGCAGAAGGCGATGGGCATCGTGCCGGCGGACACCGAGTTGTCGCCGATCAACCCCTACCTGGACGTCAAAGGACCCAACGGCGAGCCGTGGCCGCTACAGGACACCGTGCGGCCCTGGGATTCGCTCAACGACGAAGAGAAGAAGCTGTTCAGCCGGATGGCCGAGGTGTTCGCCGGCTTCCTGAGTTACACCGATGCCCAGATCGGCCGGATCCTGGACTACCTGGAAGAGTCCGGTCAGCTGGACAACACCATCATCGTGGTGATCTCCGACAACGGGGCCAGCGGCGAAGGCGGACCGAACGGCTCGGTCAACGAAGGCAAGTTCTTCAACGGCTACATCGACACCGTCGAGGAGAGCATGAAGCTCTTCGATCAGCTCGGCGGCCCGCAGACCTACAACCACTACCCGATCGGGTGGGCGATGGCGTTCAACACGCCCTACAAGCTGTTCAAGCGCTACGCCTCGCACGAAGGTGGCATCGCCGACACGGCAATCATCTCGTGGCCCAACGGTATTGCCGCACACGGTGAGATCCGGGACAACTACGTCAACGTCAGCGACATCACGCCCACCGTCTACGACCTGCTGGGCATGACGCCGCCGGACACCGTCAAGGGCATCGCGCAGAAGCCGCTGGACGGTGTGAGTTTCAAAGCCGCCCTTGATGATTCGGGTGCCGACACCGGCAAGACGACCCAGTTCTACACGATGCTGGGCACCCGCGGCATCTGGCACGACGGATGGTTCGCCAACACCGTCCACGCCGCCACCCCCGCCGGATGGTCGCACTTCGACGCCGACCGCTGGGAACTGTTCCATATCGAAGCCGACCGCAGCCAGTGCCACGACCTGGCCGGCGAGCATCCGGACAAGCTCGAGGAGCTCAAGGCCCTGTGGTACTCCGAGGCCGAGAAGTACAACGGGCTGCCGCTGTCGGACCTGAACATCATGGAAACGATGATGCGCTCGCGGCCCTACCTGGTGGGCGAGCGCGACAGTTATGTCTACTACCCCGACTGCGCCGACGTCGGCATCGGCGCCGCCGCGGAGATCCGTGGCCGTTCCTTCGCCGTGCTGGCCGACGTGACGGTGGAGACCACCGGCGCCGAAGGGGTGATCTACAAGCAGGGCGGAGCGCACGGGGGACACGTGCTGTTCATCCAGGACGGCCGCCTGCAGTACGTCTACAACTTCCTCGGTGAACGCCAGCAGCAGATCCAGTCGAACGGGCCGATCCCGTTGGGCCGGCACCTGTTCGGCGTCCGTTACGACCGCACCGGGACAGTCCCGAACAGCCATACGCCGATCGGCAGCGTGACGCTGTACTTCGACGAACACCCCGTCGGAACGCTCCCCGACGTCATCACCCACCCCGGGACATTCGGGCTGGCCGGGGCCGGCATCACCGTGGGACGCAACGGCGGCTCGGCTGTGTCCAGCAAGTACAAGGCGCCGTTCGTGCTGACCGGCGGTACCGTCGCCCAGGTCACCATCGACCTCTCCGGCCGGCCCTATGAGGACGTGGAAAAGGAACTCGCGCTGGCCTTTTCGCGTGACTGA
- the rplW gene encoding 50S ribosomal protein L23, which translates to MATIADPRDIILAPVISEKSYGLLDNNVYTFVVHPDSNKTQIKIAIEKIFAVKVASVNTANRQGKRKRTRSGYGTRKSTKRAIVTLAPGSKQIDLFGAPA; encoded by the coding sequence ATGGCAACCATCGCTGACCCCCGCGACATCATCCTGGCGCCGGTCATCTCCGAGAAGTCCTACGGGCTGCTTGACAACAACGTGTACACCTTCGTGGTGCACCCCGACTCGAACAAGACGCAGATCAAGATCGCCATCGAGAAGATCTTCGCCGTCAAGGTCGCTTCGGTGAACACCGCGAATCGGCAGGGCAAGCGCAAGCGCACCCGGTCCGGTTACGGGACGCGCAAGAGCACCAAGCGCGCCATCGTCACCCTGGCGCCGGGTAGCAAGCAGATTGACCTGTTCGGAGCCCCGGCCTAG
- the rpmC gene encoding 50S ribosomal protein L29 has product MAVGISPGELRELTDEELQERVRESKEELFNLRFQMATGQLSNNRRLRVVRQEIARVYTVLRERELGLASGPDGSDGKES; this is encoded by the coding sequence ATGGCAGTGGGAATCTCCCCTGGCGAACTGCGCGAGCTCACCGACGAGGAGCTGCAGGAGCGGGTTCGCGAGTCCAAGGAAGAGCTGTTCAATCTGCGCTTCCAGATGGCCACCGGTCAGCTCAGCAACAACCGCCGGCTCCGCGTCGTGCGTCAGGAGATCGCGCGCGTCTACACGGTGCTGCGCGAACGAGAACTGGGTCTGGCTAGCGGACCCGATGGGTCCGACGGTAAGGAGTCGTGA
- the rpsQ gene encoding 30S ribosomal protein S17 yields MAEAKKAAPKAAATKDAPAKDKGPKHTPATPKPRGRRKTRIGYVVSDKMQKTIVVELEDRVRHPLYGKIIRTTKKVKAHDENSIAGIGDRVSLMETRPLSATKRWRLVEILEKAK; encoded by the coding sequence ATGGCAGAGGCTAAGAAGGCGGCTCCCAAGGCAGCCGCGACCAAGGATGCCCCCGCAAAAGATAAGGGCCCCAAGCACACTCCGGCCACCCCCAAGCCGCGCGGTCGCCGCAAGACCCGCATCGGCTACGTGGTCAGCGACAAGATGCAGAAGACCATCGTCGTCGAGCTCGAAGACCGCGTCCGGCACCCGTTGTACGGCAAGATCATCCGGACCACGAAGAAGGTCAAGGCCCACGACGAGAACAGCATCGCCGGCATCGGCGACCGCGTCTCGCTGATGGAGACGCGGCCGCTCTCGGCCACCAAGCGCTGGCGCCTCGTGGAGATCCTCGAGAAGGCCAAGTAG
- the rpsJ gene encoding 30S ribosomal protein S10 yields the protein MAGQKIRIRLKAYDHEAIDASARKIVETVVRTGASVVGPVPLPTEKNVYCVIRSPHKYKDSREHFEMRTHKRLIDILDPTPKTVDALMRIDLPASVDVNIQ from the coding sequence GTGGCGGGACAAAAGATCCGCATCAGGCTCAAGGCCTACGACCATGAGGCTATTGACGCGTCGGCGCGCAAGATCGTCGAGACCGTCGTGCGTACCGGAGCCAGCGTCGTGGGACCGGTGCCGCTGCCGACGGAAAAGAACGTGTACTGCGTCATCCGCTCTCCGCATAAGTACAAGGACTCGCGGGAGCACTTCGAGATGCGTACACACAAGCGTCTGATCGACATCCTCGACCCGACGCCGAAGACCGTTGACGCGTTGATGCGCATCGATCTTCCGGCCAGCGTCGACGTCAACATCCAGTAG
- the rpsS gene encoding 30S ribosomal protein S19, translated as MPRSLKKGPFVDDHLLKKVDVQNEKNTKQVIKTWSRRSTIIPDFIGHTFAVHDGRKHVPVFVTESMVGHKLGEFAPTRTFKGHIKDDRKSKRR; from the coding sequence ATGCCACGCAGCCTGAAGAAGGGTCCGTTCGTCGACGACCATCTGCTCAAGAAGGTCGATGTGCAGAACGAGAAGAACACCAAGCAGGTCATCAAGACCTGGTCGCGACGGTCCACCATCATCCCGGACTTCATCGGCCACACGTTCGCGGTGCACGACGGCCGCAAGCACGTGCCGGTGTTCGTCACCGAGTCGATGGTGGGGCACAAGCTGGGGGAGTTCGCGCCCACCCGCACCTTCAAGGGACACATCAAGGACGACCGGAAGAGTAAGCGGCGATGA
- the rplB gene encoding 50S ribosomal protein L2: MAIRKYKPTTPGRRGASVSDFSEITRTTPEKSLVRPLHSKGGRNAHGRITTRHQGGGHKRAYRVIDFRRNDKDGVNAKVAHIEYDPNRTARIALLHFLDGEKRYIIAPNGLSQGDIVESGANADIKPGNNLPLRNIPAGTLVHAVELRPGGGAKLARSAGSSIQLLGKEATYASLRMPSGEIRRVDVRCRATVGEVGNAEQANINWGKAGRMRWKGKRPSVRGVVMNPVDHPHGGGEGKTSGGRHPVSPWGKPEGRTRNPNKASNKLIVRRRRTGKKHGR; this comes from the coding sequence ATGGCAATTCGCAAGTACAAGCCGACGACCCCGGGCCGTCGTGGCGCGAGTGTCTCGGATTTCTCCGAGATCACCCGGACGACGCCGGAGAAGTCTCTGGTGCGCCCGCTGCACAGCAAGGGTGGACGTAACGCGCACGGCCGCATCACCACCCGTCACCAGGGCGGCGGCCACAAGCGCGCCTACCGGGTGATCGACTTCCGTCGCAACGACAAGGACGGCGTCAACGCCAAGGTCGCGCACATCGAGTACGACCCGAACCGCACGGCGCGGATCGCGCTCCTGCATTTTCTGGACGGCGAGAAGCGCTACATCATTGCGCCGAACGGACTTTCGCAGGGTGACATCGTCGAATCGGGCGCCAACGCCGACATCAAGCCCGGCAACAACCTGCCGTTGCGCAACATCCCGGCCGGCACCCTGGTGCACGCGGTGGAGTTGCGGCCGGGTGGTGGTGCCAAGCTGGCGCGCTCGGCCGGCTCCAGCATCCAGTTGCTCGGCAAGGAAGCCACTTACGCCTCGTTGCGCATGCCCAGCGGCGAGATCCGCCGGGTCGACGTCCGCTGCCGGGCGACGGTCGGTGAGGTGGGCAACGCCGAGCAGGCAAACATCAACTGGGGCAAGGCCGGTCGTATGCGGTGGAAGGGCAAGCGCCCCTCCGTCCGTGGTGTGGTGATGAACCCGGTCGACCACCCGCACGGCGGTGGTGAGGGTAAGACCTCCGGTGGTCGTCACCCCGTCAGCCCGTGGGGCAAGCCCGAGGGCCGTACCCGCAATCCGAACAAAGCCAGTAACAAGCTCATTGTCCGACGCCGGCGCACCGGCAAGAAGCACGGCCGGTAG
- the rpsC gene encoding 30S ribosomal protein S3 — protein MGQKINPHGFRLGITTDWKSRWYADKQYSEYVKEDVAIRRLLSSGLERAGIADVEIERTRDRVRVDIHTARPGIVIGRRGTEADRIRADLEKLTKKQVQLNILEVKNPESQAQLVAQGVAEQLSNRVAFRRAMRKAIQSAMRQPNVKGIRVQCSGRLGGAEMSRSEFYREGRVPLHTLRADIDYGLYEAKTTFGRIGVKVWIYKGDIVGGKRELAAAAPAGADRPRRERPSGTRPRRSGASGTTATGTDAGRAAGGDEGAAAAPEAAAPAVEAQSTES, from the coding sequence GTGGGCCAGAAGATCAATCCGCACGGCTTCCGGCTCGGTATCACCACCGACTGGAAGTCACGCTGGTACGCCGACAAGCAGTACTCCGAGTACGTCAAGGAGGACGTCGCGATCCGCCGGCTGCTGTCGTCCGGCCTGGAGCGCGCAGGTATCGCTGACGTGGAGATCGAGCGGACCCGTGACCGGGTCCGGGTCGACATTCACACCGCCCGGCCGGGCATCGTCATCGGCCGCCGCGGCACCGAGGCCGACCGCATCCGCGCCGACCTGGAGAAGCTGACCAAGAAGCAGGTCCAGCTCAACATCCTCGAGGTGAAAAACCCGGAGTCCCAAGCACAATTGGTGGCCCAGGGAGTCGCGGAGCAGTTGAGCAACCGGGTGGCGTTCCGCCGCGCGATGCGCAAGGCCATCCAGTCGGCCATGCGTCAGCCCAACGTCAAGGGCATCCGGGTGCAGTGCTCGGGCCGTCTCGGCGGCGCCGAGATGAGCCGCTCGGAGTTCTACCGCGAGGGCCGGGTTCCGCTGCACACCCTGCGGGCGGACATCGACTACGGCCTCTACGAGGCCAAGACCACCTTCGGCCGGATCGGCGTGAAGGTCTGGATTTACAAGGGCGACATTGTCGGCGGCAAGCGCGAATTGGCCGCTGCCGCACCAGCCGGCGCTGACCGCCCCCGCCGCGAGCGTCCGTCGGGCACCCGCCCGCGGCGCAGCGGTGCCTCGGGCACCACGGCGACCGGTACCGACGCGGGCCGGGCAGCCGGTGGCGACGAAGGCGCTGCCGCGGCTCCCGAAGCTGCGGCACCCGCAGTAGAAGCGCAGAGCACGGAGAGCTGA